The Tissierellales bacterium nucleotide sequence TAAGAGAGAGATTAGAATATGAAAGTGTTAATTGCTTTTCTGGCTCTCTAAGAAGCAATATTTAAAAATTTAAAAATAACAATTAACAACAATGAAAGAGATATATTTTAAAAGCGAAATATTAAAATCATTAGTAGATAGGAATATAATTTCACTATCTGAATATGATGAAGAATTATATAAAATCAAAGATATCATTATTCAAAATCCTCTGGATGTTGAAAATACTAATGATGATGATTTAAAAACATTTAGACCAAAAAATATAAATTATAGATAAAATGATAACATTTATAATCGCATGTATAGCAGTAATAATATTGAGTTATAGATCAGCCTATATTGAAGGTGAGATATTCCTTGGTTTACCAGGAACACTAATTGCTTTAATGATGGTGTGTGTATCTATTGTCTATTTCAATAAAATTAAACCTCTGAGAAACGGCGACACACGTATAGTATATCACACTATAAACGGAAGAACAACAGAATACATAACTGCTGGAGATATTAATTTCTCAGATGATAATACATATGTGTTTGTAGATTACAAAACTGATGAACCCATTATATTACAAGGCTCTGGAATAGTAATAGAAGATATAGAAGATAAAAATAAAAAAACAAAATAACATATGAAAAATAGAGATTTATTAAAAATACAAGCAGGTATTGAAGTATTAAGCAATATCAAAGATGTAAAATTCAGTTGGTGTTTATTAAGAAATAAGAAAAAGATTAAAGCAGAATTAGAAACAATCCAAGAGGCATTGAATTATGAAAAGGTTGAAGGAACTGATAAATACGACGAAGAAAGAAAAGAAATATTAGATAGTCATATAGAATATGACCAAAATAATAAACCCATTAAAGATGAAGTTGGAAATCTTATTTTTAAGAATGGAAAAACCAAAGATGAATTAGAAAGCAGAATTTCAGAATTAAATGATAAATATCCAGAAGTAGATAAGCAATTGAAGGAATATGAAGAAAAACAGAATGAGTTATTAGATTCTGATTGTGAATTAGAATTATATAAAATCAAGTTTGATAATTTACCTGAAAACATTGCTATGGCTGAATTAGAATTAATTGAGGAATTGATTGATGAATAGATAAAAAGAATGTAATATGAAAATTGAATAAATGGTTTAAGATAAGTAAAGAAGAAATTGAGTTTAGCCAAACCGCTGTAAGAAATGAATTAGACAACTCAATCCCTGATGAATTAATAGAAAATGTAAATGCCTTAGTAGAAAATATCTGGTTTCCAATGCGTGTAAAATATGGCTCTGTTATTCATATTAGTTCTGGTTTCAGAGGCAAGAAATTAAATAAATTAATTGGTGGTGCTGTAAGTAGTCAGCATTGTAAAGGACAAGCTTTTGATTTGGTTTGTAATGATATGAAGAAGCTTTTAAGTATTTGTTTGAATTTGAACTATGATCAGTTGATTATTGAGGACTTAAAAGAAGATGGTAGTTTTAAGTGGCTTCATATTTCATTTGATAGGGATAAGGATAAGCAAAGAAAAGATTTATTAATTATGAAACGCGTAAAAGGTAAAACAGTCTATGAAAGGGTTAATAAAGAATACGCTTTAAGCATTTAGAAAAATGTGATATTTCAACATTAATATATAATTAAAAATAACACTATATATTATGGCTGATTATTATGAACGCGAAATAGAAGATTTGAACAAGGAAAATGAACGCCTTAGAAATATCATAGATGAAATGGAAAACATTGAAGATTTAAAAGCATATATTGATTTCTTGGAGAAAGAAAATAGTGAGTATGAAAGGCAAATAGATTTTTTAAAAAATAGATAAACAAAAGGAGAAC carries:
- a CDS encoding D-Ala-D-Ala carboxypeptidase family metallohydrolase, whose translation is MNKWFKISKEEIEFSQTAVRNELDNSIPDELIENVNALVENIWFPMRVKYGSVIHISSGFRGKKLNKLIGGAVSSQHCKGQAFDLVCNDMKKLLSICLNLNYDQLIIEDLKEDGSFKWLHISFDRDKDKQRKDLLIMKRVKGKTVYERVNKEYALSI